The window GCATGTTATTATTGTATATATATTGCTTAAGTTACATGACAAAAGTACAATTTCATTTAATCCAACTCTGTGAAGATATTGCAAATTAACTCAAAGCGATGGATTCGGAGATGGAAATGATAATCGCATGTCGTTTTTCTTGTTATACATGTcattattttaaaatcattagattgaataaatcaaatgaataatAAATACGTTCAAATAATgatgtgtgaaaaaaaaaaatgtgtgattATCATTTCTcgtcaaatattaaaaaaaaactactgaTAAGGGGTCCTATGGATAAGCTAAGATAGAAATAACAGTACTGCTGTGTAGGATTTACTGATCGAGAAGAGAGCAGTCTGATCAGATGAGCGTGCCACAAGTGGGGCGAGAGTGGGGACATTGGAGAAGGCTGTGAAGTGAAGCATGCATGTCGCTCAACTGCCATTTAACCTAATTTTTACAGCCTATACTGTAAAAAGTTATAGATCCATATAGGTGGGGACAAAAGTGAGACACAAGGCACACTTCTGTTGAAATGAAGAGGAGCACGATTAGGGTTTTCTTAGAGATCTAGGGTCAAGTGGGGACAAGGTCTAGTTGTCAACAGCAAGacttgtgaaaaaaaatttagaatacaTCCGTAAATACATTACTACATTTAACAGCTAAATTACGTAACCAGTTTATGTCTATATAAGGTACCACTGTTGACAATCGCCATGCTTCGGACGGCATATGCGCATCGATTTTCATTCTAACGTTCTAAAATTAATATACAAATGCATATGGCTGCAGTAGTGATGAGAAAGTTATGGGTCGTCTTGTTTATTGTGACGGCGACTGTTGGTTCGGAAGCTGCCGGTAGTAAGTTAGAAAATGGCATGGCTAATAGTACTCATCACGAGCAAGGCAATAGTTCTTTTCTAGCTGTTGCTGAAATTCCTTCCGCAGGAATTAATGGAGAAGTAAAGAACGTGACTACTTCCTACACCACTGAAGTTGATATCACCAACAAAAAGAAGCAACCTAATTGGATGtccagaggaggaggaggaggaggagggggaggcgGCGGTGGAGGTGGTAATGGGGGtcgaggtggaggtggaggcggAGGCGGAGGAGGCTATGCATGGGGTtggggtggtggtggcggcggagGAGGTGGCGGAGGAGGAGGTAGAGGTGGAAAAGGAGGAGGTGGTGGGTGGGGATggggcggaggaggaggaggggcaGGGTGGTGGAAATGGGGTTGTGGTGGTGGAAAAGGAAAAGGCCGAGGAGGAAGAGGCGGCAGAAACAGTAACCATGTCTACAGCGGCCGGAAGAGGAGGTTCGACGAGGAAGAGTACGTGATGGGAGAGTATGCACAATGCATGCGGAAGGGGCAATGCAAAGGCATGAGATTGGATTGCCCTCTTCACTGCGGAGGGCCTTGCTTCTACGACTGCCAACACATGTGCAAGGCTCACTGCCGACGACGTCGTACTTGATCATCACTGGCAAATGCATTACTCTTGCTAATGTTTGATGTTTCCGAATTAATTAAGGCGCCATTAATTTCTAACAGTCACATTAATCCCGAAGCACATATTACCCCATTAGTCGACCGATCGATGATTACGCAAGGCTGATGAGATTAAGGGTTTATTATAGTTAGATTGTTCTCTAtctgttgtttttgttgtttgtgcTTCCATTCgccttttttctgttttttttcttcttttcattcAACCTTTTTTCGTTGTTCAATTTTATGTGCGCTACGTATAttctgcatgcatgcatgcatgcaatgtTTTACGTGGTAATGACTCAAGAGAATATCGTTCAATTTATTATGCtttttttatgtcaaattaCGGTCAACTTTGACCGTACAAATAAGTGTAATGCTGGAGAGATTATCTATTTAAGTTATATTTTGCAAATTATATGACGTGATTGTTGATGTCGATCCATTTGTTGAAGAGATAAATTTTATGTGCAACCAGTTCCATGATTTGCATAGAATGTCTAATAAGAAAGATATATACGTATGGAAACAAATGAAAGGAATATATAAACGGTCCAATTTAGTTTGTAAGAGGCACAAGCTGAGAATCGAACCAATCTAGGCCAAATTCGatctatttcattttttttgggtaatgctaggcacactaaattttttaaaccaaatgatgtggttgtagtCTTGTAGATGATTGAATTAATAACTAAGTGtcaattaacatgtttatttcttattagtgacatatcatttggtttaaaaacttgatatccctagcattacccctttttttttttgtttacatgtTAATTTACCCCAACTTGCCATGCAGTTCTAGGCTGTTAGAGCGTCATGTTCTTCTCTTTAGACGCAAGTTCCAATCTTATTCACTATAAATTAAGAggtagtttaaaaaaaaaaaaaaaaaaactaaaatcttgTTTGATAACtacttttttcaaaaaaaaaatgaaaatgaaaataaaaaactgaaagctacttcttgagttttcaaaatttaacctTGTGTTTTTAcaactgaaaattgaaaacgaaatggttatcaaactgCGTCTATATTAGACTTATTGTGTTTATGCAATCAAAGAGTTAAAATGGGctttcaacaaattgaaacaagATTGGGCCTAATAAGTGAGTTAAAAGCAGGGCTTCTTAAAGCTACGAGGCCTAACAAGCCCAATGGATCCACATAAAATTGTtcgttcttttattttatttttttaagtaaaagAAAGAGAGCAAAGAACAGCTGTACGTAGACTAAtacaaaaaaagaataaaatgaatagtagaAGCAAGAGTTTAATTAAAGTTAAAGAAAGAAAGGTAATCGCACCACGACGGCGGCGACGTGGCGGTCAATTAACGGAAAATAACAGACAAATCAGCCTCTAGATGAAGTCTTGAAGCACAACTTTGAAAAATCGAGACTACCTACAGCTGAGCTGCAATGGAGGCAATCAGGAAGCTCAGAGATCAGGTCGCCAAGCAACAgcaggtactctctctctctctctctctctctctctctctctcttcgtgTT of the Pyrus communis chromosome 1, drPyrComm1.1, whole genome shotgun sequence genome contains:
- the LOC137744361 gene encoding uncharacterized protein, with translation MAAVVMRKLWVVLFIVTATVGSEAAGSKLENGMANSTHHEQGNSSFLAVAEIPSAGINGEVKNVTTSYTTEVDITNKKKQPNWMSRGGGGGGGGGGGGGGNGGRGGGGGGGGGGYAWGWGGGGGGGGGGGGGRGGKGGGGGWGWGGGGGGAGWWKWGCGGGKGKGRGGRGEYVMGEYAQCMRKGQCKGMRLDCPLHCGGPCFYDCQHMCKAHCRRRRT